In the genome of Variovorax sp. PAMC26660, the window CTTTCGCGTCGTTGCACATGGCGGCCAGCCCAATCTCCTGAAGTGGGGCCCAACCAAGGGCCTCCTTCATGGCTCTCAGGTCAACCTCGTCCCTGGGCTCAGAAAATAGGACGAACGGCCGACGCTCCCCCTCATAGGTCCCACCAACTTTCCGTGTGTCACGGACCCAGAAGGAGTTTCCGTCTCTCTCATGTCCGACCAAGCGGACAAGGTCGTCAACGAGCTCGTCCGAAACGCGGGCCCTGGGACTCAATACGGAGC includes:
- a CDS encoding DUF6368 family protein, yielding MAGPSCSVLSPRARVSDELVDDLVRLVGHERDGNSFWVRDTRKVGGTYEGERRPFVLFSEPRDEVDLRAMKEALGWAPLQEIGLAAMCNDAKDHRILGEMALWLSEKLSGVVDLCGEIPELDGQAARVAYQAAAGHTAYISVADPEELRAWLASAAFRMVK